Proteins from one Pithys albifrons albifrons isolate INPA30051 chromosome 2, PitAlb_v1, whole genome shotgun sequence genomic window:
- the MIA3 gene encoding transport and Golgi organization protein 1 homolog isoform X1, whose amino-acid sequence MAAAPPADPRLLLALLLLLPAPPLRCSAAAAAAPGLGRRFAERKRCADPECSMLMCRGKAMRDFKGPDCRFVNFKKGEAVYVYYKLIGESTELWAGSVGSDFGYFPKDLLEINHNYSNEELELPTDETDFVCFDGGRDDFDNYNVDELLKSLQETIASEGQTELSDPGTKPAEGTERDKEIEQDDRVKSLGALETDKQSTEEDKEGLVLTDEVDSSLTEGTENAGGDSSVNSHTENSQGDQIAHEHLKGMLHGKLKGLESENTKNTSIPQGETSQLDQENEEVNAYMLLNRELSVNLKTKFGSTADAVVSDDEVTRLVTSLEDDLNEDLSINPHDAEEEPDFEDQSAEIPLLSFMVENEITSPKDLEDDGNNDIESQNHEPDEDAKGARKLNNQRDNEEEPNSDALLLQDAFSRSETLGDSGSVDRSESKQTKEKQDDVVLISKREAPATTQPEDLSKELLGVRKEPVSTDDLSSKEKPNKTKQFEVQLTDGTESRTGALKSTPVPDPPALPGLEDDLESKSFIKNKQDALQPSDDDINKFLERAPLAQIEKGEKKFEDDTSEEVLESDLKHKRSLDKTEGKGRAESKSSADVPAKPVEEVKNASQSELGDTDLLRVKVEHGMPAVEKELLGHEEDLKKIRETDNENKITASPNKELEIKRRSMKENPAGEEDPSHSRAVEQPRPWENETEYSEANVNEEPSRNFGKMPVFEESIEKSSPEEKSKSTAQNTNTENLTQQGTAHTEDADSDRNHDTDLAKERTLRPELQSEEPDAEDYPDLKRVEDELLEDENAASAKLSQARAANIQGDTLHTENTDSELEGLSEAVSGTPNPTYKTGKDTNLVSKEDNKAISIQNASETGNKDADVPVRKDAQLNEMEHVMEDYEESSETEESPALEEDNFQSPDEEDNNYFDQRKDNFPESILQKDSKEVQNSEHTRNDQQQPAHFPTPADSSAATNGTVTDFNESVQQLTIMRDFLDEKRVMRLQKYLGFQHVVRIEGMFHDMKVEMELARKAGHNNGDIEKALDQILEFSESNIMDVVGKVLDSRVAENKEEVVKEMDLYDEESALMDDIQELIYSLRSKYSSASESVPLASAPEQEDDQLHIQDDAKEAEYDRVTIRNPNAIDEGNQEFWQLEDKRPERPFEEEERVLNVPPEHEEASFSDNGEAKEVYDSERGSLLEDTSFGSVDSGQSAQEDIAAGADGADAGAPWRAARELLRLLVATLPEEMRPGPDFHGLPWEPVIMTALVGIVTLAIFFWRTCLSVKSRIYQVTEKQLAEKIKNLLQEKTEILEKLSEYDQKIKEAKESMKEAQEQKDILSDETAGLKDTVKELEEAKHQLDDKVKNLHTMLETERKKNEKKQNKISETQKSLEKLQEAINVHSAELSEVQIALNEAKLSEEKVKSELLHVQEENARLKKSKEQLLKEAEGWSERHSELREQIQMYQKSQKDIEETLAYKENEIEVLTNCIMQLKQLDMDSEAKKDDKGCEWSLGDDLANGELPDIESEKMKTQIKQMMDVSRVKTMLSIVEEDRNLLQSKLNDEVAARHELEEKIKTLEHDSSSLQSAKTQLENECKTLQQKVEILGELYQQKEMALQKKLTQEEYERQEKEQKLSAADEKAVLAIEEVKVYKQRIQDMEEELQKTERSYKNQIAAHEKKAHDNWLIARSAERALAEEKREAANLRQKLIEVNQKIVMLQRPVIVKPTPGRPDRQVPPRRGPLSRDGSSGPSPVSGGNPSPTQMIEVPARPLSAPRREGARGEFVVDGPHPAPRRPPELPGRMSVPDIGPVVASLISNEPRTSSPSTAMDGVQPSPKESEAPSVTTDSPSTTEAAAGNASAKGPSPFPGTPIMPSPVMGPPPPPPVRYGPPPPPLRGHFGPRPHPVPQVCGAPLPPPAARDFLPGPRLGIRDLPPGPLPPPPDPRGYARGHPPFRPLGPPGPRDYPPSPRLPPQASRDYTPPPNRDLPPSAPRD is encoded by the exons TGTTAATGTGCCGAGGGAAGGCAATGCGGGATTTTAAAGGTCCGGATTGTCGCTTTGTAAATTTCAAGAAGGGAGAAGCGGTGTACGTATATTACAAACTAATAGGAGAATCAACAGAGCTTTGGGCTGGAAGC GTTGGAAGTGATTTTGGATATTTTCCAAAGGATTTACTTGAAATAAATCATAATTATTCCAATGAGGAGCTAGAATTGCCAACAGAT gaaACAGACTTTGTTTGCTTTGATGGTGGACGGGATGACTTTGATAATTATAATGTGGATGAGCTTTTGAAGTCATTGCAAGAGACGATAGCAAGTGAAGGGCAAACTGAATTGAGTGATCCGGGAACAAAACCAGCTGAAGGAACAGAGAGAGATAAAGAGATTGAACAGGATGATAGAGTAAAGTCCCTTGGTGCTTTGGAGACAGACAAGCAAAGCactgaagaagacaaagaaggCCTCGTCTTGACAGACGAAGTAGACAGTTCTCTTACAGAAGGAACTGAAAATGCTGGGGGAGACTCCAGTGTCAATAGTCACACAGAAAACTCTCAGGGAGATCAAATTGCACATGAGCACTTGAAAGGAATGCTACATGGGAAATTAAAAGGGCTAGAAAGTGAAAATACCAAAAACACTAGTATTCCTCAGGGTGAAACCAGTCAACTTGACCAAGAGAATGAAGAAGTCAATGCCTATATGCTTTTAAACAGAGAGCTCTCTGTgaacttgaaaacaaaatttggCTCAACTGCTGATGCTGTTGTATCAGATGATGAAGTGACTCGCCTTGTTACGTCACTGGAAGATGATTTAAATGAAGATTTGAGCATTAATCCTCatgatgcagaggaggagccaGACTTTGAAGATCAGTCTGCAGAAATCCCTTTGCTGTCTTTTATGGTAGAGAATGAAATTACATCCCCAAAGGATTTAGAAGATGATGGAAACAATGACATTGAGTCACAAAACCATGAACCTGATGAAGATGCAAAGGGTGCTAGAAAGCTAAATAACCAAAGAGACAATGAGGAGGAACCCAATTCAGATGCATTACTTCTTCAGGATGCCTTCAGTAGGAGCGAGACATTGGGTGACAGTGGAAGTGTGGACAGGTCTGAATCTAAACAGACAAAAGAGAAACAGGATGATGTGGTGCTAATTAGTAAAAGAGAAGCACCAGCAACAACTCAACCTGAGGATCTCTCCAAAGAACTCCTTGGGGTTAGAAAGGAACCTGTAAGTACAGATGATCTGagttcaaaagaaaaaccaaacaaaaccaaacagtttGAAGTGCAGCTCACTGATGGAACAGAGTCACGTACTGGAGCACTGAAGAGTACACCTGTGCCTGATCCTCCTGCTTTGCCTGGTCTAGAAGATGATCTAGAGTCCAaatcatttattaaaaacaagcaaGATGCTTTACAACCATCTGATGATGATATCAACAAATTTCTTGAAAGAGCGCCACTTGCTCAGATAGAGAAAGGTGAGAAAAAGTTTGAGGATGATACCTCAGAGGAGGTCTTGGAGAGTGATTTAAAGCACAAAAGGTCACTGGacaaaacagaagggaaaggaagagctgAGAGCAAGTCTTCTGCTGATGTTCCAGCCAAACCAGTAGAAGAGGTAAAAAATGCATCTCAAAGTGAATTAGGAGATACTGACCTCTTGAGAGTGAAAGTGGAGCATGGAATGCCTGCAGTGGAGAAAGAACTTCTTGGACATgaagaagatttaaaaaaaataagggaaactgataatgaaaataaaataactgcCTCTCCTAACAaagaactggaaataaaaaggagaagcaTGAAAGAAAATCCTGCAGGGGAGGAAGACCCAAGCCATAGCAGAGCTGTTGAGCAACCTAGGCCATGGGAAAATGAGACTGAGTATTCAGAGGCAAATGTGAATGAAGAACCTTCAAGAAATTTTGGAAAGATGCCAGTATTTGAAGAAAGCATTGAGAAAAGTTCCcctgaagaaaaatcaaaaagcaCTGCACAGAATACTAATACAGAGAATCTTACTCAGCAAGGAACTGCTCATACTGAGGATGCAGACTCAGATAGAAATCATGACACAGATTTAGCTAAAGAAAGAACATTAAGACCAGAATTGCAATCTGAAGAGCCAGATGCTGAAGATTACCCTGACCTGAAACGTGTAGAAGATGAGCTACTGGAAGATGAGAATGCAGCAAGTGCTAAGCTGTCACAAGCAAGGGCTGCAAATATACAGGGTGATACACTACATACTGAAAATACAgattctgaattggaaggacTAAGTGAAGCTGTTTCAGGAACCCCAAATCCTACTTATAAAACAGGAAAGGACACAAACTTGGTTTCTAAGGAGGATAACAAAGCAATCAGCATCCAAAATGCAAGTGAGACTGGGAACAAAGATGCTGACGTACCAGTGAGAAAAGATGCTCAATTGAATGAGATGGAACATGTAATGGAAGATTATGAGGAGTCTTCTGAAACTGAGGAATCACCAGCTCTGGAAGAAGATAATTTCCAATCTCCTGATGAAGAAGACAACAATTACTTTGACCAAAGGAAAGATAATTTCCCAGAGAGCATTTTACAGAAAGACTCAAAAGAGGTGCAAAATTCAGAGCATACAAGAAATGACCAGCAGCAGCCTGCACATTTCCCCACCCCTGCTGACAGCTCAGCAGCCACAAATGGCACTGTAACAGACTTCAATGAGTCTGTGCAACAGCTCACAATAATGAGAGATTTTCTTGATGAGAAGCGTGTGATGCGCCTACAAAAGTACCTTGGGTTCCAACATGTGGTTAGGATAGAAGGCATGTTTCACGACATGAAGGTGGAGATGGAGCTTGCACGCAAGGCAGGCCATAATAATGGAGACATAGAAAAAGCCTTGGACCAGATACTTGAGTTTTCAGAATCTAACATTATGGATGTCGTAGGAAAAGTTCTGGATTCCAGAGTGGCAGAAAATAAAGAGGAGGTGGTGAAAGAGATGGATTTGTACGATGAGGAGAGTGCACTGATGGATGACATTCAAGAATTAATATATTCTTTAAGGAGTAAATATTCATCTGCTAGTGAGAGTGTCCCACTTGCATCTGCTCCAGAACAGGAAGATGACCAGCTGCACATTCAAG ATGATGCAAAAGAGGCTGAATATGACAGAGTTACCATCAGAAACCCGAATGCCATTGATGAAGGCAATCAGGAATTTTGGCAGCTTGAAGATAAGAGGCCAGAGCGACCTTttgaggaggaagagagggtTCTTAATGTTCCACCTGAGCATGAAGAGGCCAGTTTCTCAGATAATGGAGAAGCCAAAGAAGTGTATGACAGTGAAAGAGGATCGCTCCTGGAAGACACTTCCTTTGGATCAGTGGATTCAGGACAGAGTGCCCAGGAGGACATTGCTGCAG GTGCCGACGGGGCGGACGCGGGCGCCCCCTGGCGGGCGGCGCGGGAGCTGCTGCGGCTG TTGGTTGCCACCCTGCCTGAGGAAATGCGTCCTGGGCCTGATTTCCATGGACTTCCGTGGGAGCCTGTTATTATGACCGCCTTAGTGGGAATTGTCACgcttgctatttttttctggagaacCTGCCTTTCA GTAAAGAGTCGAATTTATCAAG tgACTGAAAAGCAACTTGCTGAAAAGATTAAAAACcttctgcaagaaaaaacagaaatcttAGAAAAGTTGTCAGAATATGATCAAAAG ATAAAGGAAGCAAAGGAATCCATGAAAGAGGCCCAAGAACAAAAAGACATTCTCTCTGATGAAACTGCAGGGCTTAAG gaCACTGTCAAAGAACTGGAAGAAGCAAAGCATCAACTAGATGACAAAGTGAAAAATCTGCACACAATGCTTGAAAcggagagaaaaaagaatgagaagaaacagaacaag ATCTCTGAAACCCAGAAGTCCTTGGAGAAGCTTCAGGAGGCTATCAATGTGCATTCTGCAGAGCTTTCAGAG GTGCAGATAGCGCTCAATGAAGCTAAACTAAGTGAAGAAAAGGTGAAATCTGAGCTTCTTCACGTGCAGGAGGAGAATGCCAGGCTGAAAAAGAGCAAGGAGCAG CTGCTTAAAGAAGCTGAAGGTTGGAGTGAGAGGCATTCTGAGCTCCGTGAGCAGATCCAAATGTATCAGAAATCTCAGAAGGATATAGAAGAAACCCTTGcctacaaagaaaatgaaattgaa GTTTTAACTAACTGCATTATGCAGCTGAAGCAGCTGGACATGGATTCAGAGGCCAAGAAGGATGACAAGGGGTGTGAGTGGAGCCTGGGAGATGACCTGGCCAATGGAGAGTTGCCAG aTATTGAGAGTGAGAAGATGAAGACTCAGATTAAGCAGATGATGGATGTCTCCAGG GTAAAAACTATGTTATCCATAgttgaagaagacagaaatcTTCTGCAATCCAAACTGAATGATGAAGTAGCAGCAAGACATGAGCTGGAAG agaaaataaaaacattggaACATGACAGCTCTTCACTCCAATCAGCCAAAACTCAACTGGAAAATGAATGCAAAACTCTACAGCAGAAAGTGGAGATACTTGGTGAACTCTACCAGCAGAAGGAGATGGCACTCCAGAA AAAACTAACCCAGGAAGAGTATGAGCGTCAGGAGAAGGAGCAAAAATTATCTGCTGCAGATGAAAAAGCCGTGCTGGCCATCGAGGAAGTGAAAGTTTACAA GCAAAGGATCCAAGATATGGAAGAAGAATTGCAGAAAACAGAGAGATCTTACAAAAACCAG ATTGCTGCTCATGAGAAAAAGGCACATGACAACTGG CTCATTGCCCGCTCTGCAGAGAGAGCTCTGgctgaggaaaaaagagaagcagcCAACCTGAGACAAAA atTGATAGAAGTAAACCAAAAAATCGTCATGCTTCAAAGACCAGTAATTGTAAAGCCAACTCCAGGCAGACCCGATCGCCAGGTCCCACCACGACGAG GGCCCTTAAGCAGAGATGGCTCTTCTGGCCCATCACCTGTGAGTGGAGGAAATCCATCCCCCACACAGATGATAGAAGTTCCTGCTCgacccctctctgctcctcGAAGGGAAGGTGCAAGGGGTGAATTTG TGGTGGATGGCCCCCACCCTGCTCCACGGAGGCCACCAGAGTTACCTGGAAGGATGTCTGTTCCAG ACATTGGGCCTGTTGTAGCATCCCTGATCAGCAATGAGCCAAGAACCTCCTCCCCTTCCACAGCAATGGATGGAGTG caaccCTCTCCCAAAGAGTCTGAAGCCCCCAGTGTAACTACTGATTCACCTTCAACCACTGAAGCAGCTGCA GGTAATGCCAGTGCCAAAGGCCCGTCTCCCTTCCCTGGGACACCCATCATGCCCTCCCCAGTGATGGGACCTCCTCCTCCACCGCCTGTCCGCTATGGACCACCACCGCCTCCTCTGCGAGGACACTTTGGGCCTCGACCTCATCCTGTGCCCCAAG tTTGTGGTGCTCCCTTGCCACCTCCAGCTGCAAGAGATTTCTTACCTGGTCCGCGTTTAGGAATAAGAGATTTGCCTCCTGGCCCACTCCCGCCTCCCCCAGACCCAAGAGGCTACGCACGTGGGCACCCTCCTTTTCGACCCCTAGGCCCTCCTGGCCCCAGGGATTATCCTCCAAGCCCACGGCTACCCCCACAAGCTTCCAGAGACTATACACCACCTCCCAACAGAGACTTGCCTCCGTCGGCACCCAGAGACTAA